The following are from one region of the Paenibacillus bovis genome:
- a CDS encoding glycoside hydrolase family 28 protein, translating to MSVYNIADYGASRDSVEMSTGAIAAAIEAASRDGGGTVHVPAGVYRTGAIRMKSHIELHISPGAVLSFSTDPADYPVVHSRWEGASREVYSSCIYGEHLENVSITGSGLLLGNGQVWWDLFRQSPEQLYYPRPKLISFDHCQRLTIRDIRLQDSPSWTVNPICCSNVTIDNLSIHNPADSPNTDGINPESCSNVRISNCHIDVGDDCVTIKSGTEDAAERIPCENITVTNCTMMHGHGGVVIGSEMSGDIRNVVISNCIFKQTDRGIRLKSRRGRGGTVEDIRISNIVMEDVICPFIMNLYYFCGPRGKDKYVWDKNPYPVTEETPSFRRIHFADITARRVHAAAGFLYGLAEQYISEITFSHIDISMAENATPGRPAMMAGIEEMNNRGFYLDNVRDIRFQQVTIENHEGPAFYIENGEKVEIKDCCSRNTAKPEQLVQQVTTEVTAGGL from the coding sequence ATGTCCGTCTATAATATAGCAGACTATGGAGCTTCCCGGGATTCCGTGGAAATGTCGACAGGCGCTATTGCGGCTGCAATCGAAGCAGCCAGCCGGGATGGCGGCGGAACCGTGCATGTACCTGCAGGTGTTTATCGGACCGGAGCGATCCGGATGAAAAGCCATATTGAACTGCATATTAGTCCGGGAGCGGTGCTATCCTTTAGCACTGACCCGGCTGATTATCCGGTGGTACACTCCCGGTGGGAGGGAGCCAGCAGGGAAGTCTATAGCTCCTGCATCTATGGCGAACATCTGGAAAATGTATCGATTACCGGCAGCGGACTGCTGCTTGGTAACGGTCAGGTCTGGTGGGATCTATTCCGTCAGTCTCCCGAGCAACTGTACTATCCGCGTCCCAAGCTGATCAGCTTCGATCATTGCCAGCGGCTGACGATCCGGGATATACGGCTGCAGGATTCGCCCAGCTGGACAGTCAATCCGATCTGCTGTTCCAATGTAACGATTGATAATCTGTCTATCCATAATCCGGCGGATTCACCCAATACGGACGGCATTAACCCCGAATCCTGTTCCAATGTACGGATCAGCAACTGCCATATCGATGTAGGCGATGATTGTGTAACGATCAAGTCGGGCACAGAGGATGCGGCAGAGCGTATTCCCTGCGAGAATATTACGGTTACCAATTGTACAATGATGCACGGCCATGGCGGTGTCGTAATTGGCAGCGAGATGAGCGGTGATATCCGCAATGTGGTCATCAGCAACTGTATTTTCAAGCAGACCGACCGCGGTATTCGTCTCAAATCAAGACGCGGACGCGGTGGCACGGTCGAAGATATCCGGATTAGCAATATCGTGATGGAAGATGTAATCTGTCCATTTATTATGAATCTGTATTATTTCTGCGGTCCGCGCGGCAAGGACAAATATGTATGGGACAAAAATCCCTATCCTGTCACCGAAGAGACCCCGAGCTTCCGCCGTATTCATTTTGCCGATATTACTGCTCGCCGCGTACATGCAGCGGCTGGATTTTTATACGGACTCGCAGAGCAGTACATATCGGAGATTACTTTTTCCCATATAGATATCTCAATGGCCGAGAATGCTACACCGGGTCGTCCGGCCATGATGGCAGGCATCGAAGAAATGAACAACCGGGGCTTTTATCTGGATAATGTCCGCGATATCCGTTTTCAGCAGGTAACGATCGAGAATCACGAAGGGCCTGCCTTTTATATCGAAAATGGCGAAAAGGTAGAGATCAAAGACTGTTGTTCCCGCAATACGGCCAAGCCGGAGCAGCTGGTGCAGCAGGTGACGACCGAAGTGACGGCGGGAGGGCTGTAG